A segment of the Babesia microti strain RI chromosome II, complete genome genome:
AATGTCCACTCTCTGAGTCCTTGTGGTATTATTGACACTGATTATTCAGGATTATCACTTGTACTAAACGGTTTGAAGAAGTTTGACCTAAAGAACAGGGATTTGCTCGAAATTGTAACTAATCAGGTATGTTATTGATCATTTACTATCCATCGGTGTTGAATTTCggattaaaattttgagtttttacaaattacatAGGTGTGTCTGTCTATGGATAAATTCTTACCGCAAGATATTTCATTAGTGGCCAATTCTATCGCACATTTCCACGTTTATCACCTAACGTACTCTCAATAATTCATACAGATTCTGGAATAAACTCAATCTCTACCtgaaaaatgatattaatttgGGCCATTTTGAAGCTTCTTTAATATTGATGGCTTATGCAAAATTGGATATTCGCGATGTGCCTACGATGAATGCTTTGTTGAAAGTTATCGTTCCGCAATTTGAAAGTATCGAGATCAAAAATTCAACCCTAATTCTACATTCCCTTGCTAAACTAGACATTGTGCCAAAAGGCTTCTTCGAAATGGCATATTTGCACATTCAAAATCTAATAATCCATGTAAGTATGtactaaatttttattttgtaacaCAAATAGCTGACACAGGAACCcgataaatttgatctACAATCACTTGTTCTGACGTTATACACCGCAGTATGTCTAGTGAAGTCGCCAAAAAAGGTATATTGGCGTTTAAATTAGCTAATTGTCAATGTGATGGAGCTGATTATTCCTAGGAAGGAGATATTAGGGAATTATAAACTGGGCAAACTCAAAATGGTTGCTGATGTGCTGATACTAATGTACAATGGTATGTATTGTGCTATCTAGATTTGTATGATGCGTTTGATCCGGATTTAAAGGAGTTCTTGCGTTATATACAAGATACCCCCTTGAAAATAGTAATGAGATGCTGATTTAGGTTGATAAAAGTTCGAGATGGGGGGAAGATGTGTCAAAGACACTTGATTTTATGAAAATAGATCATAATACCAACTTATACATTCAAGAATTGTATGCCGATATCGTTTTTAAGGATTCCAAAGTAGTAATCAAGTGTACAGGTTGGTCACATATTGATTTAGGTCCATATAACTATTATGCGTATTCTAAGAGGATGACCGCGTTTGccaaattgaatataaaattactgGAGTTAAAGGTTACAAGATATATAACTTAGGGGTATACTGTAATAGTAATACCATTCTTTGAGTGGTCTGAATTGAGGAGTTTAGAGGAAAAGGTGGAGAGGTTGTATCAGTTGGGTAGGGAGGCGTTcgaaaaaattaattccaATAGAATAGTCGATAAATTGcttgtttaattttaaaaataattaaaatcaatttaaataattggcaTGACACACTTAATTGCATACGTTAAATGCTAGATGAtcaaatgtgtaaataacaCTGAGCAATGGGgccatatatatttgttgatattGTTTAGTTCAATCTACTCAAATTTGCATCATGTCCGTATTTGATGAAGTTTTTAGTGGTACCGCATCCGAGGAGAGGATATATCGAATAGGTAAAGAAATGAATATCGTCAGTTTTGGCACTTGTGCGTTGAAGTGTGGTACTACTGGATCTCCATTCTTCGTCAACACTGGACGGTTTTCTACCGGTGAAGCACAGGGATTGCTGGGCGAATTGATTGCATCTTATTTAGTGAAGTCTGGGATAGAATTTGATTTGGTTTATGGCATTCCTTACAAAGTAATGTATGGAATCACTTAGGCGATATCACTTGCTTCTATGACAGcatctaaatattttgataaaacTGGCAAGAATGTGTATTACGCGTATCATAGAAAAGAAGTTAAGGATCATGGAGAAGAAGGCGATTTGGTTCTTGcttttgataaaattaatccTGGAGCTAAAGCAGTCATGATTGACGATATGTTCACTACTGGCACATCCCTTATAGATGGTTTGGGGAAGATCGCAGGTTTGGGCATTAATGTTGAACATGTTATAGTTATTTTCAACAGATACAAGATCGAGGAATCTAATAATGTTGAGAAGAGTATGCTATATTTCACGtagtaattaatatattcaagAAGAATGAAACTATATTTAAGGAAAAGGGCATTAAAATACATGTAATGTTGGACTTGTCCAAGCTATTAGAGCTGATAAAGAGCTAAATAAAATAGCCTTAGCCATTAATTCTATAATTATACTTTTAGAAACGAGTACACTATTGAATCGATTTTAGTTTATTGAATTTAGTAACTTTCTGAAACGTTACATGTTATTTACATGATATTGcataaaatacaaaatacattattttatgactaaatattacatatatatcGTATCATTTgtcatttattgtatattataataatttattaactgTATATACTTGTTATAAATGAAGTTAAACAGCATTGTTCCATCGAATGCTATTGTTTGGACTGAAGGACAATACTTTGATGGAAAAGGTATGAATGTAATTATGTAGGTTGGGTTGCCTTGACAAATCACGATGATGTTAAGATGAAACAAGTTAAATTTTCTGATAACAGGTTATTGTCTCTTAAACAAACTTTATGTCCACCGGATGAGATTaagaaattgttaaatgaaACTTATCAGCACCAGGTAATTGATGTGAATTTCTAGAGTTGGAGTGACGGAAAGATTGGAGTAACAATTGAAGGAGATCATTTagtatatatcaaattgccTTTTCTGGACTCAGTATCAACTTATACACACCATACCAGACTTCCCAGTTTACTAAGCACGTGGAAACCATGTGTTTTATTGGTGAGTGGGAATGTAGCAACAATCAGAATAACAGATGCTTTATCTATAATTGTCATTAAAGATGAGAATAATTCGATAACTACAGTACCTGTTCCATACAATAGCGGATTTTGTTGCATTCATCCCATTCTAAAGACCGCATTAGTACATGGATCATTTGCAATTAATCTACTGCCAGAGAACGGCAAAGAGGTGATTCCTAATTTGACATCCAAACCTTTTGGTGATAAATGGGATTATTTTGTGTACTTTTTCACTTGGGGGAGTTTGATAGTCCCTAAATTCTGCTATTTTAGGAGAAAAAGTAAAATGTTGCACTTGTTGACTAATGAAAAGGTTGCACAGGATGTTATAGGtctaatttcaatatttaatttgcaCATATTCATCAAACTTGATACACCTAAGATGGCTAGAGATTTTGTTTATGGAGAAGATTACGCTTTGACGGTTAAAGAATTCAATAGTACACTCCACATATATTTACTGATGGATGGGCAAATAGCTAGGATGCATTATGTATTTGATGGTAGGAATAATGATTTTGGTGTTGctgttgtaaaatttaaatgcGAAAGAGGAGAAAAGGGTGATCTGATAATTAAAAACGATAATTCTGTGAAGGTGTTGTTGTCCAATGGATGTCCATCTGGAATTAGAGAGAAGTTTCATCTGATGTCAGATCAATTAGTAGTTCTGTACGATGTTGAAATAGGTAgtattttgtttatttaggaagATATTTTTCTAACAAAATAGGCTTGGAGATATGCCCATTATTAACATTGTAAAGATACATTAACTTTGTAATATCAacatgtaattttttgtagGAATTGTTGcgtaataaatatatatgatgTTTTTActgttaaataaaatataaccattttttaaacatcTCTATATTCATACAGATAACTTATATTTTAGAACACTTTTATGCATTTATATTCCTAAATGCATATGTGGATTATAAACATTCTACagaattatcaatattgtaTGTTTACGTATACGCACATCCTTATGTATACATACATATATGTTTAACGTTAAATTCGCATTATTGCGTTATATATAGGTGttgaataaaaaataactaaCTATATACGCATATGTAAAACTAAATAAGTGTGTATCTATATAGATGTGCTAATATTGTCCGTAGtatgatataaaattgataaatatcgGTTTATCGTACATAGGCTGAAGTATAAACGAATcgtaaattatttgatagtGGTCGTGAGAGTATATTTGAGGGTAGAATTAGAGGGTTAGAATGTTTAGGCTTACGCCAGAATCTGTACATCAATAGTGCACACTCAAATAATGCCGTGACtcatatataaaacaaatagttgtaaattgatattacatagcaattattaatagtTGTACACGATTATAAAGCACAATGAGGTTTAGTTATTATTGTTGTAAGACTTCATTAGTAAATACAAAACATGTAAAGTTTAAGTTTCTATATTTTCCATGTTAATCCATATCAAAATCACAGGGAAAGTACAGAATCGTCGAATAAAAGACCAATAACGttatgaaataaattaattgaagGTGACCTTTCTTAACCAGAGCAACTTTTCCCTGCATTGAGAGGATTCGGGGCCATTTTCCAGACGCGATACCCTATTTTCTAAATTGGCCAAAAGAGGTGATTCAGTCAAATGTTTAGATAAAGTAGGCCCAAAAGCAGCAACTAGATCTCCCACCAAAGTTATAGCCAATAATAGTGTAGATGATGAAAAAAATCCATCTTTGGTATCCGCAACTTGTTGAACAAATTCTAATATAGTTTGTACAAATGGTTGAAAATGTTCTAAGCAATTTCCTTCTTTCAGGCCGTATGCGATACCTGTAAAGGCTTGCAAAGCACTCTCTCTAAGTTGGTTCACGTAATAAATCCATTCTTCATTATCAACAGGGCCCATTTCGTGCCTAGTAGATGCGGCCTGTAGCAGCAATTGCATCGCTGGAGTTAGGTGTGAAACAAAACTTCCATTTATCGCCATGGCTATATCGCCAAAAGTAAGTACGATTAAAGGTTTTAGTGATTTGTCAGATGCTGGATCCCTTAGCAATtcaaatagtttatttaacatttcAGGTGTATGAGGtattaacaaattgtttagCAAACGTGATAAATCAGATACCAATTCAATACTTATTTTCACTATTGAAGGTGCACCAAAGATCAAACATCCTTTTGCAATCTGTACCAGTCTTTCAGCAAATGGAATTAGTAAATCACCAGATACATTTATCAATGCTGAAAGAGCTAACAGTGCATCTTCTGAACAATTATCCCACATGGGCTCTTGTCCCTGATTCCCAGCGCACAATCCACCAGAGTCAACTGAACAAGTTAGATATGCAATATAATAATCCAGTGTAACCCAGATACGTGGTACGAATGGGAGTACATCAAGTCCCAATCTAGTAGTCAGCACTTGTACTACACCACAAATCAAGTCGGCAGCATCAGAAGCATCTGAGTTGGTtgtataaacaaatttgcatTGCTTTGcatgatttttttgttaatattAATAGTCAACACTGtgaattttacatattcatgtggaaattacatatattggAGGAATTCATGTTGAGTAAGTTAATCTAGCATAAACGTACgtagaaataataattatatcgTAATTGAACAAGAGATGGCACTTTTGCGcgaataaataaattttaattagcAAATTacaattcattaaataatttcataattttaaacaCAATAAATAGAGTTAACATGGTAAACATTTGTGaattaaatacaataaaatacaCAATAAATCCACGGTTTTACATACAAACCAATGATTTGTATCGAGAAATGGTACATACCTATACTTTTATTGACTATTTTTACCCTAGCCAACGTCTTTTTAATATCTACGTTTATAGACGAAGCGCCAGAATAGGGGTCAAAATCGGGGTCAGTGAACGCCAAACCAATTATGTTACTAAGATTTTGTGAAAAGTGCACCATCATCTTCTGCAAATCATTCAAACACTTTTCGGATACATTGGACACATATGAACAGATACAGGAATATATGAATGTATTTAGATTACGTTCAAATGCATCGGGCCTAGTAGACCTTTCAACCAATGCATTGCATACAATGGAAAATGACGAATCCACGTGGTAATTTGGATCTCCTTGATAAGTGTGATCTAGTTGGTGTCCAACTTCAGTCATCTCTGATAGGAAGTAACATACATTCACTGCCACACGTGCAGGTTGGAACAAGGCCCTTAAAATCTTAGAGAAATTAGAATGCTCATGATTCGGTGAACCAAGTAATGGCAAAACTGCTGGCGCATGAAAATTCGCAATTCTACCAATGGTCCATGCTGCAGTATCCTGTACAGCAATAGAAGGATCCGATAGCACATCACACAAGCGTGAAAAACTATCCTTGACCAGTAGTTCAAGTGTCTTCTTATTCGGGCCCTCGAGTAAATAGCCATACGCAAGAACGGCTGCTTCTCGTTTATTCCATTCAGGGGATGCGAAGTTAGCCATAACAAACTGTAGAATTGGAGCAACAATTTCATCCCTAACAACTTGGGCACATAGACTCAAGCAAACTCCGGCGGCCATAGGAAGAGTCCATGAATCCACAGTATGATGCTCATGTTCATGCAATGTCATGGTATACAGTACTTTAGGTAACAGTAATGACACTGCTTGTTTCATATATTCACAGCTCTTTTCACCCCTCCCATCcatttcaatttcaatttcacaaataGTATTCCAAAATTCCAACGCAGGAATGGCTACAGATTCAATACCCGAGTCAATTGCTTGCCAAAGCAATGGTGCAATTGTCGGTAATATCTTGCCGACGAAATCATAATGCTCATTGGCAAATTGGACCAAAACATCAAATGCAGCAGTTTGAAGCTCTGGTTCTGCGCTTGCTGCGCAATTGCTGCAAATGGCATCAATAATTACAACTCTTTGGGATTCGTTTGAAATGTTGGAGTGAATAAAGCAGAGCATGTATCCAAGACATTTGACAGCACTTTTTCTGGCTAAAATATCTTCAGCATACATTCCCTTAACAACAGCGGGTAGGAGATTCTCAATTTGAGTAGTGTCAAGTAACATTGTCCCATGGTTTTCATAAATACTGGCCAAATCTTCTATCAAGTAAGATAGGCAAGTCAATGAACTTCTGCATTCACAATGTTTAGGAGAGCTTGCCATTTCTAACATTATGGAGAAGAAGTCAGGCCAGGTCTTCCTAGATAACTCTACTTCCGCAATTCTAGATATGACACTACATGCTGTCAAAACTATAGATTGCAATTCATTTGGATTTTTCatgatatttatcatattatttttgatgtaCGTTAGAGTCTCGTGGGTAACCTGGGACCAAAATTTAGCCTTTTGTTCCTCGTCTGTTTTACCATCTCGttcaaatgaatttttaatcaaaatTCCAGCCAAATGTCTAGCACCTGGAGAAGCAAGTGGATTTACAATTTGGTCACTAAGGGCACAGATGAACTCGGGTAAATTGACATCCTTGGCATGTTGCAATTTTTGCTGCGATTCCACGAAAAAGGGAGAGTTGGGGACTAAACTAGCCTCCAAAAGTCCCAGCAATGTTCCATCCATCTTTTTATGGAGGAATATTGGGGTATATTTGGTGGACTAATTTATTCAGGTGTCTTAAAGGGAATGCCCCTTTTTGAAAGTTTAGGTGTGGGGTAGTGTGCAGGAATCTTTATTCCCTCGTTTAACCAACCCCCTTCTCTCTCTACAAGCTACTTATGAGGTACTTAATGCCCGATTTTCACACTTCGCTCGCAAATAGATTTGTTGCAGCCACTCTGCACCaaacatattatatttcattttataGTGCGACTTCCCCTTTAACTATTCAATCACGATCTTGCTTCACAAACACTGTATCTCATACTAATATGTATCATGGTCACTTTAACCactatacaaattacatCAGGCCCATGTTCAGACTCTCATTTGCATCACTTATATGcaataattacacatttacatCGCTAGCCACAAACCATAGATTATTTTCCACCACCAAGGTCAAGTCTAGTCAGAGTTCAAAGAAAAAGTCTGTTAATAAGGTGGATAAATCAGCaattaatgttataaaaCCGCCTGGGTCGCAGAAACAATCACAACCTGCAAGTCTCAGTAGCCCAACGGGTATAATACAAGATTTAGTTTCGGGGAATGGATCAACTAAATCAAGCGTTGGAAAACCACATAAACCAGTAGTCCctattttgtattatacAGCAACTAAAAGGGCAACCGAGTCTGTAAACCATCGACTCTTCTATATCAATGTCctttttataatattccTTTATGACATTGGCACTGGGCTTATTGATTACTAGTTTtcattttgtaaatttttgagCTCCAATTTCGTCGAATTATTATTGggtaaatttacatttatcaGATGAAGAAAGGCAATGTAAGGAGGTTTGGAGGCTATTGACAACTTGTTTTTGCACGAaaaaatatgcaaaattgtaacaatattacaatattagttgattaatttctataatttcaaaagGCATTTAATTTGGCTATGTTGTACaacttattaattttttaaaataagtGTGTTGTGTTATAACACATTGATTTAGGTATTCCTTTTCATTGTGAAGAAGAGAATTATTGCGAACGCTGAGTCAATCAGAGGTTACCTGCAGTGGCGCCAAGTAATCCGCCCATGAAAGTATCTGcgttaaatttgaattaccCTGAGCTAGTAATGAAACGACTACTGATTTAAGTGCCATTACACGTTGATTAGAACCCTcctaaatcaaattcaagTTGCCAGTGCAATGATACGATCCAAGTATTCCTTTGACTTGACGAAACTTCTGCGTTTCATATGTGCAAGAGCGAGTTGATAAAAACATTCTTCACTAGCATAAGTCCCTATGATTACCTTTCATATCTAATGCGAACCAATTCATCTAAGAGATATATAGCTGTGTCATTATGTGATCGCTGATTGGAGCAGACTAGAGCACATGCATAATTAAATTGAGCGGTGGGAGAGGGTTCATTGTTGTCCAAATGCTAATATGTAAGTCAATCTTACCAATTGATAAAGTATCCTAAATCTTTCGATATTTTCCTCAATCAATTGTTGTTCCGTTTGTCCATCCATGGATATACCCCAGGGTAACACGTATACCAGTGATGATAGGGCTGTGGAACTAATGAGGTGGAAACCAATTTACGTATTTACATCTGCTTTAATACGCCTCTTTTGCATATTTAGTTgtaatataacattttccGAGTGTATAAGGCAATCGCATGGTGTGGATAGGAGGAATATAAATGGTTTGTCTTTATGCACTCCTACCAATGTTCTATTCTCGACTTTCGCATGCTATATACGACCATCAAAGATTGGCAAGAGCtacaacaatttgaataagTATAAACTTGGCACAAGTTCCAGTGAGGTTGATGGTAATGAACAATCAGATATATCATCTGGTTCTGATGTTGAGCGTGGAAATTTAATACAAGGGAAAAGGCTGAAGAATTACTATCGAATTTTAAATTTGGACAAGTATGCATCTGGAGAAGACATCAAGAATCAGTATGAAAATCTGATTGAATCACTTAAACCGCTTGAAAATGTAGATTCCAATGTTATAGATATGATAAATGAAGCCTATAGGATCCTATCTGATGAAAATACTCGACGCATTTACGATGAGTTGGTGGCAAAAAAATCTCTAGAGAAGGAAAGCGGATATAATGATAGTAATATTGACCAATTTTATCACGATGATGGTGATTACTTCCCAGAAAATCTTTACAACGTTTTAGAGTCAGATTACGACTTTACCAGTGATTCTGACGAAATGGTTCTAGAGATGAGCACAGATGATGATTATTCTGATGAAGATTCTAATGAAATGATCAGCTTGATAcccaaattgattaaacCAAACGGAACAAAATTGCATACAACACTTACCATCCCCTTTGAAAGAGCAATTATGGGTGGAAATGAGACAGTGACAATTTCGAGGCttgaaaattgtaaatgtttGGAAAATTTAACTACATGTAAGAGTTGCAATGGATATGGTCTGGATGGGAAGGTAGTTCATAGTTGATTTAGGATAAATTGGGAACGGGATTCGTATCATCAAAGGAATGTTCGGAATGTGGAGGAATTGGTAAATCTAGGGCGAAAAAATGTGATTTATGTGACAATACTGGACAAGTTAAAGTTGATAATGCAACTATTCAAGTGCAGGTTCCGCGAAATGTATATGACGGCGCCAGGCTTTTGATTAGGAACCAGGGAAATGTATATGGCACTAATGGCAAAGCTGGTGATTTGTAAGTTTGCCTTCTCTATATTTTTCGCATATATGGGtctatttaaatttaatattcgTATTATCAATCGTCAATAAATTCGTTCCATGCATTAATTGTGTGTTATTCATAGTAACATAGAGTTGTAACTTTACGAGTAAAAGAGCATGATCATATGTATAGAAtgggtaaaaatatatattccgACGTCACAGTGCCATATGCAGCTGCTATACTCGGTACTACTGTAAGcttcaattaatttagataaaattggaAACATGTGGAGGAGTTGTATCGCTTGAAATCCCTCCCGGTACTCAACATGGAGATGAAATACAAGTTCCAAACGAGTCTATTCCCATGAAACACATTTGTAGAATTGAGgtatttgtatatttatataggttGCGCTGCCTAAATCTGTAGATAAACAAGAAAGGAGTTTGTTGGAAAAGATAATCCAGCTTAAGTAGACATGAGTTTGTATTTCACATGAAATATTTACGAATAATTTATTCTTAAATTTGTGAGTAACAACCCCCAATGTAGTATTAATGCTATTATCGATATATTATACGTGAGGTGACCTTGTGTGGTAATACTTGCCCCTGGACTAATCATTCTctataatgtaaattaatgt
Coding sequences within it:
- a CDS encoding RAP protein, putative (overlaps_old_locusTagID:BBM_II02530), which translates into the protein MTALKCLELCRDSKLFSCVRQFSSFPSNVYISASNGVRCDILWRKYAQQTVSSSQFLSPSDAVLLFHSFAKIGFKDHRVIKALSLVILKNVHSLSPCGLSLVLNGLKKFDLKNRDLLEIVTNQVCLSMDKFLPQDISLVANSIAHFHVYHLTFWNKLNLYLKNDINLGHFEASLILMAYAKLDIRDVPTMNALLKVIVPQFESIEIKNSTLILHSLAKLDIVPKGFFEMAYLHIQNLIIHEPDKFDLQSLVLTLYTAVCLVKSPKKLIVNVMELIIPRKEILGNYKLGKLKMVADVLILMYNDLYDAFDPDLKEFLRYIQDTPLKIVDKSSRWGEDVSKTLDFMKIDHNTNLYIQELYADIVFKDSKVVIKCTGPYNYYAYSKRMTAFAKLNIKLLELKGYTVIVIPFFEWSELRSLEEKVERLYQLGREAFEKINSNRIVDKLLV
- a CDS encoding orotate phosphoribosyltransferase (overlaps_old_locusTagID:BBM_II02535), yielding MSVFDEVFSGTASEERIYRIGKEMNIVSFGTCALKCGTTGSPFFVNTGRFSTGEAQGLLGELIASYLVKSGIEFDLVYGIPYKAISLASMTASKYFDKTGKNVYYAYHRKEVKDHGEEGDLVLAFDKINPGAKAVMIDDMFTTGTSLIDGLGKIAGLGINVEHVIVIFNRYKIEESNNVEKIINIFKKNETIFKEKGIKIHVMLDLSKLLELIKS
- a CDS encoding conserved Plasmodium protein, unknown function (overlaps_old_locusTagID:BBM_II02540); the encoded protein is MKLNSIVPSNAIVWTEGQYFDGKGWVALTNHDDVKMKQVKFSDNRLLSLKQTLCPPDEIKKLLNETYQHQSWSDGKIGVTIEGDHLVYIKLPFLDSVSTYTHHTRLPSLLSTWKPCVLLVSGNVATIRITDALSIIVIKDENNSITTVPVPYNSGFCCIHPILKTALVHGSFAINLLPENGKEVIPNLTSKPFGDKWDYFVYFFTWGSLIVPKFCYFRRKSKMLHLLTNEKVAQDVIGLISIFNLHIFIKLDTPKMARDFVYGEDYALTVKEFNSTLHIYLLMDGQIARMHYVFDGRNNDFGVAVVKFKCERGEKGDLIIKNDNSVKVLLSNGCPSGIREKFHLMSDQLVVLYDVEIGRYFSNKIGLEICPLLTL
- a CDS encoding importin subunit beta-1 (overlaps_old_locusTagID:BBM_II02550); the protein is MDGTLLGLLEASLVPNSPFFVESQQKLQHAKDVNLPEFICALSDQIVNPLASPGARHLAGILIKNSFERDGKTDEEQKAKFWSQVTHETLTYIKNNMINIMKNPNELQSIVLTACSVISRIAEVELSRKTWPDFFSIMLEMASSPKHCECRSSLTCLSYLIEDLASIYENHGTMLLDTTQIENLLPAVVKGMYAEDILARKSAVKCLGYMLCFIHSNISNESQRVVIIDAICSNCAASAEPELQTAAFDVLVQFANEHYDFVGKILPTIAPLLWQAIDSGIESVAIPALEFWNTICEIEIEMDGRGEKSCEYMKQAVSLLLPKVLYTMTLHEHEHHTVDSWTLPMAAGVCLSLCAQVVRDEIVAPILQFVMANFASPEWNKREAAVLAYGYLLEGPNKKTLELLVKDSFSRLCDVLSDPSIAVQDTAAWTIGRIANFHAPAVLPLLGSPNHEHSNFSKILRALFQPARVAVNVCYFLSEMTEVGHQLDHTYQGDPNYHVDSSFSIVCNALVERSTRPDAFERNLNTFIYSCICSYVSNVSEKCLNDLQKMMVHFSQNLSNIIGLAFTDPDFDPYSGASSINVDIKKTLARVKIVNKSIDASDAADLICGVVQVLTTRLGLDVLPFVPRIWVTLDYYIAYLTCSVDSGGLCAGNQGQEPMWDNCSEDALLALSALINVSGDLLIPFAERLVQIAKGCLIFGAPSIVKISIELVSDLSRLLNNLLIPHTPEMLNKLFELLRDPASDKSLKPLIVLTFGDIAMAINGSFVSHLTPAMQLLLQAASTRHEMGPVDNEEWIYYVNQLRESALQAFTGIAYGLKEGNCLEHFQPFVQTILEFVQQVADTKDGFFSSSTLLLAITLVGDLVAAFGPTLSKHLTESPLLANLENRVSRLENGPESSQCREKLLWLRKVTFN
- a CDS encoding hypothetical protein (overlaps_old_locusTagID:BBM_II02555) — its product is MRYLMPDFHTSLANRFVAATLHQTYYISFYSATSPLTIQSRSCFTNTVSHTNMYHGHFNHYTNYIRPMFRLSFASLICNNYTFTSLATNHRLFSTTKVKSSQSSKKKSVNKVDKSAINVIKPPGSQKQSQPASLSSPTGIIQDLVSGNGSTKSSVGKPHKPVVPILYYTATKRATESVNHRLFYINVLFIIFLYDIGTGLIDY
- a CDS encoding mitochondrial fission 1 protein, putative (FIS1) (overlaps_old_locusTagID:BBM_II02560), translating into MDGQTEQQLIEENIERFRILYQLHLDNNEPSPTAQFNYACALVCSNQRSHNDTAIYLLDELVRIRYESEECFYQLALAHMKRRSFVKSKEYLDRIIALEGSNQRVMALKSVVVSLLAQDTFMGGLLGATAAFAIILFFTMKRNT
- a CDS encoding Chaperone protein DnaJ (overlaps_old_locusTagID:BBM_II02565), translating into MRWKPIYVFTSALIRLFCIFSCNITFSECIRQSHGVDRRNINGLSLCTPTNVLFSTFACYIRPSKIGKSYNNLNKYKLGTSSSEVDGNEQSDISSGSDVERGNLIQGKRLKNYYRILNLDKYASGEDIKNQYENLIESLKPLENVDSNVIDMINEAYRILSDENTRRIYDELVAKKSLEKESGYNDSNIDQFYHDDGDYFPENLYNVLESDYDFTSDSDEMVLEMSTDDDYSDEDSNEMISLIPKLIKPNGTKLHTTLTIPFERAIMGGNETVTISRLENCKCLENLTTCKSCNGYGLDGKDKLGTGFVSSKECSECGGIGKSRAKKCDLCDNTGQVKVDNATIQVQVPRNVYDGARLLIRNQGNVYGTNGKAGDLVVTLRVKEHDHMYRMGKNIYSDVTVPYAAAILGTTIKLETCGGVVSLEIPPGTQHGDEIQVPNESIPMKHICRIEVALPKSVDKQERSLLEKIIQLK